In Carya illinoinensis cultivar Pawnee chromosome 9, C.illinoinensisPawnee_v1, whole genome shotgun sequence, the following are encoded in one genomic region:
- the LOC122276116 gene encoding uncharacterized protein LOC122276116 produces MGRKAGTLHINPKKFGSLHKPCMKEMITFLNCLAVNHSSDDKCVRQKELLSACMDSQTSNKRKSWGSINYHLQRLNRGRK; encoded by the exons ATGGGCCGTAAAGCCGGTACACTTCATATCAACCCAAAGAAATTTGGCTCTCTTCACAAGCCTTGCATGAAGGAAATGATTACATTTCTCAACTGCTTGGCTGTTAACCACAGCAGTGACGATAAGTGTGTTAGGCAGAAGGAACTTTTGAGCGCTTGTATGGATTCTCAG ACAAGCAATAAAAGGAAGTCCTGGGGAAGTATTAATTACCACCTGCAGAGGCTTAACAGAGGAAGGAAGTAG
- the LOC122275618 gene encoding uncharacterized protein LOC122275618 has translation MNFTGLAHSSSATPHCRKPNLPSLALYSQRRKYYVPPQTPRSQWKLFNDGKLAFVSSGGGHYWRSRVEVSARKLSAGLWKLWFAEVSFGTGGLVCGPSDMVESQLESTLLNHKSSMERGAKRDPRCSGVSNEVYQFYGHTKLSEDQSDACRFAASALQAELVRASSRIRELEAEKRSSKKKVGHLLRKLEEERISWQSRGRTRNRTVVDGLKDELVRHRKSYQMMEILNAKLVNEVANAKLSAKQIVQKYEEEKRVRELTVEVCNELVKLIGEHKAQVEALKKKSRRIREEVEEERQMLKMAEILREEQIQMKLVDAKLAFEDRYSQMNKLINDLQTFLRSRGSTPYANPKALRKAKSIQHAVKSMNIQDIKEFSNVPSKPENMYSNHSDQRKGEADEGGIASSSKIHTSPNNIASVNTETECVETAEQRSEICWPSAEQSKKNAHPSNDESSGIMVEECNGNGAVSSDVAAQRRATQDSPNPHIARGMKGRVGVERPRATHKHKQKLLLGNQKSQLRHIF, from the exons ATGAACTTCACAGGCTTAGCCCATTCCTCCTCTGCGACTCCCCATTGCCGGAAACCCAACCTTCCGAGCTTGGCCTTATATTCCCAGCGCCGCAAGTACTACGTACCTCCGCAAACTCCTCGTTCGCAGTGGAAGTTATTCAATGACGGCAAGCTTGCCTTCGTTTCCTCCGGAGGAGGGCATTACTGGCGATCGAGAGTCGAGGTATCAGCGAGAAAGCTCTCCGCTGGGCTCTGGAAATTGTGGTTTGCCGAGGTCTCATTTGGTACCGGTGGTTTAGTATGTGGACCGTCTGATATGGTTGAGTCTCAG CTTGAATCGACTTTGCTGAATCACAAATCCTCAATGGAGAGGGGAGCAAAGCGGGATCCTAGGTGTTCAGGAGTGTCTAATGAGGTCTACCAGTTTTATGGCCATACGAAGCTCTCTGAAGATCAATCAGATGCTTGTCGCTTTGCTGCTTCCGCTTTGCAGGCAGAACTAGTGCGTGCTAGTTCCAGAATTCGCGAGCTTGAAGCTGAGAAGCGGTCCTCCAAGAAAAAGGTTGGGCACTTGCTGAGGAAGCTGGAGGAGGAAAGGATTTCCTGGCAGAGCAGAGGACGCACGAGAAACCGTACGGTTGTTGATGGTTTAAAGGATGAATTAGTGAGGCACAGGAAAAGTTATCAGATGATGGAAATTCTGAATGCCAAATTGGTCAATGAGGTAGCCAATGCCAAGTTATCTGCAAAGCAAATCGTGCAAAAGTACGAGGAAGAGAAAAGGGTCAGAGAACTAACGGTGGAAGTATGTAATGAACTAGTGAAGCTGATTGGAGAACATAAGGCTCAAGTAGAGGCATTGAAGAAAAAGTCGAGGAGAATTCGTGAGGAAGTGGAAGAAGAGAGGCAGATGTTGAAGATGGCTGAAATTTTGCGTGAAGAACAAATCCAAATGAAGCTGGTTGATGCAAAACTTGCTTTTGAAGATAGGTATAGTCAGATGAACAAACTGATAAATGATCTCCAGACTTTCCTGCGGTCCAGAGGTTCTACCCCGTATGCAAACCCAAAGGCATTAAGGAAAGCCAAGTCGATCCAACATGCAGTAAAATCAATGAATATTCAAGACATCAAGGAATTTTCGAATGTGCCCTCGAAACCAGAGAACATGTACTCGAATCATAGTGATCAAAGAAAAGGTGAAGCTGATGAGGGGGGAATTGCATCATCCTCCAAAATCCACACAAGTCCTAACAACATCGCCTCTGTGAATACGGAAACTGAATGTGTCGAAACTGCAGAACAACGATCTGAGATTTGCTGGCCATCAGCAGAGCAATCAAAGAAGAATGCACACCCGAGCAACGATGAATCCTCCGGGATAATGGTAGAAGAGTGTAATGGTAATGGGGCAGTTTCAAGTGATGTAGCGGCACAAAGGAGGGCAACACAAGACTCCCCCAATCCACACATTGCTCGAGGAATGAAAGGGCGGGTAGGTGTAGAACGGCCGCGAGCCACCCATAAACATAAACAAAAGTTGTTACTGGGAAACCAGAAATCTCAATTGCGCCACATTTTTTAA